Genomic window (Argonema galeatum A003/A1):
TCCAAGAACCTCCACGCTCCATCCGGAAGTGTCTGCCCCAAACTTAATCATATCATCAAATTTGTAGGGTGCGTCAGAAGAATAAAATTAATCATTGCCGCCAAAATTTTGCCCTCTGACGCACCCTACAGACTCTTGTGTTATTAATATTCAGTCCACTTCAGTGGACTTTCGCTATTAGCCTGGGATTTGAATCCCAGGCGGGTCTGGTAACTGGCACAAGATATAATTTACTCCTATTTTCAAAAAAAAAATTTTGATCCGCCGTAGGCGGAAGAAGTGAAAAGGGAAAAGAAGGGAAAAGGGTAAAAGGGTAAAAGAGAAAAGGGAAGAGTCCTGGCAAAGGAGACTACAAAAGGAATCCGGACGATACCGCTACCCGAAATCCCAAAATGACGTACCAGTAATCCAGAGCGCCACTATTACGACTCGCACTACGGCAGTACGCAGGAGAGTTGAACCAAGAACCTCCACGCACCAACCGGATATTATTTCCACCAGACTCCCAAACACTTCCATCAGACGTAGCACCATTATAATTTTCGTGATAAGAATCAGCACACCATTCCCAAACATTCCCGTGCATATCATAAAGTCCAAAAGCATTCGGTGGAAAACTTCCCACATCAGTTGTTTGTTGACGATCAATTCCTTTCCATTCAGAACCATAAATAGAACTTCCGTTGTAATTAGCTAAATCCGTAGTAATAGTTTCTCCAAAATAGAAAGGTGTAGTAGTTCCCGCACGACAAGCATATTCCCATTCAGCTTCGCTTGGTAAACGATAAGTTTTCCCCGTTTTTATAGAAAGTCGGGCGCAAAATTCCTGTGCTTCATTCCAAGGTACATTTTGTACAGGTCGATTTGCACCTTTAAAGCGTGATGGATTAGCATTCAAAGATATATTAATTTGCGGTAAAGCAGCGACAACTTTC
Coding sequences:
- a CDS encoding formylglycine-generating enzyme family protein, with translation MTENPNQPRAYDVVMGGQNTPPINAVVLGGIEGVKRRLANPEIEVRVAALKDALKYEEAGLDLIIQALQDKSNQIKFTAYSLLKDRTEPKVKQQLNKFFPRSQFDVITVNEFGQEISRRSQEARGFPEDLGKGVFLKMVSIPGGTFMMGSPETEKGRDSDEGPQHQVTVAPFFMGKYEVTQAQWKVVAALPQINISLNANPSRFKGANRPVQNVPWNEAQEFCARLSIKTGKTYRLPSEAEWEYACRAGTTTPFYFGETITTDLANYNGSSIYGSEWKGIDRQQTTDVGSFPPNAFGLYDMHGNVWEWCADSYHENYNGATSDGSVWESGGNNIRLVRGGSWFNSPAYCRSASRNSGALDYWYVILGFRVAVSSGFLL